From the Methylobacterium currus genome, one window contains:
- a CDS encoding OmpA family protein: protein MERIDAGPARPAVPEESALRRTAKRRLGRSCLALALGLVVALNSAARANPLTEAPGRAERLDEAGPAQAPAEAQVRNPSATAIIRSLAPFADGNPGSPARALTPDDGGPSVRVDPARSVDLTVFFAYDSARLTPEARIQLEPLGQALASRDLAGHGFLIAGHTDAAGSPAHNRRLSLARARAVRTHLVAVYGIDPGRLRVHGWGPNRPKDPAAPLSRVNRRVEVSLLAPARHGALRFIGPAAEAACGEPAADTLADTLADPRLRVALDLDDFAAAPTPRPCSE, encoded by the coding sequence ATGGAAAGGATCGACGCAGGCCCGGCGCGGCCGGCCGTCCCGGAGGAGAGCGCCTTGCGGCGCACGGCGAAGCGGCGCCTCGGCCGGTCCTGCCTCGCCCTGGCTCTCGGCCTCGTCGTCGCACTGAACAGCGCGGCGCGGGCGAACCCGCTGACCGAGGCGCCGGGCCGGGCCGAGCGGCTCGACGAGGCCGGGCCGGCGCAAGCGCCGGCGGAGGCGCAAGTCCGCAACCCCTCCGCCACCGCGATCATCCGCTCCCTCGCCCCCTTCGCCGACGGGAATCCCGGCAGCCCCGCGCGGGCGCTGACCCCCGACGACGGCGGACCGTCCGTCCGCGTCGATCCGGCCCGCTCGGTCGATCTCACGGTCTTCTTCGCCTATGACAGCGCCCGCCTGACGCCGGAGGCGCGCATCCAGCTCGAGCCGCTCGGCCAGGCCCTCGCCTCGCGGGACCTCGCCGGCCACGGCTTCCTCATCGCCGGCCACACCGATGCGGCGGGCAGCCCGGCCCATAACCGGCGCCTGTCGCTGGCCCGGGCACGCGCGGTGCGGACCCATCTCGTTGCGGTTTACGGCATCGATCCGGGCCGGCTGCGCGTGCATGGCTGGGGGCCGAACCGCCCGAAGGACCCGGCCGCGCCGCTGTCGCGGGTCAACCGCCGGGTCGAGGTCAGCCTGCTCGCCCCCGCCCGCCACGGCGCGCTCCGCTTCATCGGCCCGGCCGCCGAGGCGGCCTGCGGCGAGCCCGCTGCCGACACTTTGGCGGACACCTTGGCCGACCCGCGCCTGCGCGTCGCCCTCGACCTCGACGATTTCGCGGCGGCGCCGACGCCGCGCCCCTGCTCCGAGTGA
- a CDS encoding trypsin-like serine peptidase, whose amino-acid sequence MATSHRTRRSTKGDTCGIISLILALGAAEPARAQSVGFDPADYGRAQLPLRQTTGDAASYVDRNKGAFEPIAELDPKDGLAALARPIGRVDIVLKNARTGQMVGASCTGSLLPGDYVLTNHHCLPQSGDLTPVKASILMDYLTLDGAGSRRFEIDPKPVEFDARLDYALARVAGNPTATYGAARLSGEAVAGNRSMLVIHHPLGRPKVMSRFRCFAMKEQAEGPDLRHRCDTLGGSSGSLMYDSSVAGVALHKEGGLDPKDPSSFNAATRLSAILGRSRILSEIAARQGRPAAATAAADPAPQPTPAARPAARPAPDAPLDPAGMNAILRGR is encoded by the coding sequence ATGGCCACAAGCCACCGGACACGCCGCTCGACCAAGGGGGACACTTGCGGAATCATCAGCCTGATCCTGGCGCTCGGCGCCGCTGAACCTGCGCGGGCGCAGAGCGTCGGGTTCGATCCTGCGGATTACGGTCGCGCGCAACTGCCGCTGCGGCAGACGACCGGCGACGCGGCCTCTTACGTCGACCGCAACAAGGGCGCGTTCGAGCCGATCGCCGAGCTCGACCCGAAGGATGGCCTCGCGGCTTTGGCCCGCCCGATCGGCCGGGTCGACATCGTGCTGAAGAACGCCCGCACCGGTCAGATGGTCGGCGCCTCCTGCACCGGCTCGCTGCTGCCGGGCGACTACGTGCTGACCAACCACCATTGCCTGCCGCAATCGGGCGACCTGACCCCGGTCAAGGCCTCGATCCTGATGGATTACCTGACCCTCGACGGCGCGGGCTCGCGGCGGTTCGAGATCGACCCGAAGCCGGTGGAGTTCGACGCGCGCCTCGACTATGCCCTCGCCCGCGTCGCCGGCAACCCGACCGCCACCTACGGCGCGGCCCGGCTCTCGGGCGAGGCGGTGGCGGGCAACCGCTCGATGCTCGTCATCCATCACCCCCTCGGGCGCCCGAAGGTGATGAGCCGCTTCCGCTGCTTCGCCATGAAGGAGCAGGCCGAGGGCCCGGACCTGCGCCACCGCTGCGACACGCTCGGCGGCTCCTCCGGCTCGCTGATGTACGATTCCTCGGTGGCCGGCGTCGCGCTGCACAAGGAGGGCGGCCTCGACCCGAAGGACCCGTCGAGCTTCAACGCCGCGACGCGTCTCTCGGCGATCCTCGGGCGCAGCCGCATCCTGTCCGAGATCGCCGCCCGCCAGGGCCGCCCGGCCGCCGCCACGGCCGCCGCCGACCCGGCGCCGCAGCCGACACCGGCGGCGAGGCCCGCCGCCCGGCCCGCCCCCGACGCTCCCCTCGATCCGGCCGGGATGAACGCGATCCTGCGCGGGCGCTGA